The proteins below come from a single Streptomyces sp. M92 genomic window:
- a CDS encoding acyl-CoA dehydrogenase family protein: MAGSTHTVTNQAPPLTGYDVFTADRALTAAVERHLAPELREEAVAELSGLGRGCGSAQSQEWGARANDNPPVLRTHDRHGHRVDEVDFHPAWHRLLGKGVSAGLTAAWSRPGGHVRRAAGFVMWAQVEAGNGCPLSMTHAAVPALRTDPALAAEWEPRLTSRVYDRELQPARLKAGALFGMGMTEKQGGSDVRANTTSARPLAEDGAYELTGHKWFCSAPMSDGFLVLARAPGGLTCFLVPRVLADGTRNVFLIQRLKDKLGNRSNASAEVEFAGTWARRVGEEGRGVRTIIGMVAATRLDCVLGSAGLMRQAVAQAVHHCAYREAFGAKLADQPLMRNVLADLAIESEAATTLGMRLAAAYDAAEGGDERERALLRLAVPAAKYWVTKRCAPVAVEAAECLGGNGYVEESGMPRLVRESPLNSIWEGAGNVQALDVLRALGREPAAMDAYLTEVGLARGADHRLDAAIRDLLTELADLGAAEGRARRLVERLALVLQGSLLVRYAPPEVADAFCAARLGGDGGAAFGTLPPTLDLASVVERARPVG, translated from the coding sequence ATGGCAGGCAGTACCCACACCGTGACGAATCAGGCGCCGCCGCTGACCGGCTACGACGTCTTCACCGCCGACCGGGCCCTGACGGCCGCGGTCGAGCGGCATCTGGCTCCCGAGCTGCGCGAGGAGGCGGTGGCGGAGCTGTCGGGCCTGGGGCGCGGCTGCGGGTCGGCCCAGAGCCAGGAGTGGGGCGCGCGGGCGAACGACAATCCGCCGGTACTGCGTACGCACGACCGCCACGGCCACCGTGTCGACGAGGTGGACTTCCACCCGGCCTGGCACCGGCTGCTGGGCAAGGGCGTCTCGGCGGGGCTGACGGCGGCCTGGTCGCGGCCGGGCGGGCACGTGCGGCGCGCCGCCGGTTTCGTCATGTGGGCGCAGGTCGAGGCGGGCAACGGCTGCCCGCTGTCCATGACCCACGCGGCGGTGCCGGCCCTGCGCACCGATCCGGCGCTGGCCGCCGAGTGGGAGCCGCGGCTGACCTCGCGCGTCTACGACCGGGAGCTGCAGCCGGCCCGTCTGAAGGCCGGGGCGCTGTTCGGGATGGGCATGACGGAGAAGCAGGGCGGCAGCGACGTCCGGGCGAACACCACCTCCGCGCGGCCGCTGGCCGAGGACGGCGCGTACGAGCTGACCGGGCACAAGTGGTTCTGCTCGGCGCCGATGTCGGACGGTTTCCTGGTGCTGGCGCGGGCGCCGGGAGGGCTGACCTGTTTCCTGGTGCCGCGCGTCCTGGCGGACGGCACCCGCAACGTGTTCCTGATCCAGCGGCTCAAGGACAAGCTGGGCAACCGGTCCAACGCCTCCGCCGAGGTCGAGTTCGCCGGGACCTGGGCGCGCCGGGTCGGCGAGGAGGGGCGCGGGGTGCGCACGATCATCGGGATGGTGGCGGCGACCCGGCTGGACTGCGTGCTGGGGTCGGCGGGGCTGATGCGGCAGGCGGTGGCGCAGGCGGTGCACCACTGCGCGTACCGGGAGGCCTTCGGCGCGAAACTGGCCGACCAGCCGCTGATGCGCAACGTGCTCGCGGACCTCGCGATCGAGTCGGAGGCGGCCACCACGCTCGGGATGCGGCTCGCGGCGGCGTACGACGCGGCGGAGGGCGGCGACGAGCGGGAGCGGGCGCTGCTGCGGCTGGCGGTGCCGGCGGCGAAGTACTGGGTGACCAAGCGGTGTGCCCCGGTCGCGGTGGAGGCCGCCGAGTGCCTGGGCGGCAACGGGTACGTCGAGGAGTCCGGGATGCCCCGGCTGGTGCGCGAGTCGCCGCTGAACTCGATCTGGGAGGGCGCCGGGAACGTGCAGGCGCTGGACGTGCTGCGCGCCCTCGGGCGGGAACCGGCGGCGATGGACGCCTACCTGACGGAGGTGGGGCTGGCGCGCGGTGCCGACCACCGCCTGGACGCGGCGATCCGGGATCTGCTGACGGAGCTGGCCGATCTGGGCGCCGCCGAGGGGCGGGCGCGGCGGCTGGTGGAGCGGCTGGCGCTGGTGCTCCAGGGGTCGCTGCTGGTGCGGTACGCGCCGCCGGAGGTCGCCGACGCGTTCTGCGCGGCTCGGCTGGGCGGCGACGGGGGCGCGGCCTTCGGCACGCTGCCGCCGACGCTGGACCTGGCGTCGGTGGTGGAGCGTGCCCGTCCGGTGGGCTGA
- a CDS encoding helix-turn-helix transcriptional regulator, whose product MYAERASRLTGAVVWTNTPTVPGTGRVLPDGCMDLLWHDGRLLVAGPDTRAHVTTGSAGPWAGVRFHPGAAPALLGVPAPELRDRRVDLADLWPAARVRRLTARVNAAPDPASGLEEAALSAAADAGPLDPLPRRIVAALDAGRPVAATADELGLSARQLHRRSLAAFGYGPKTLARVLRLQRALALTRAGAPLAETAVRSGYADQAHLARDVRELTGLPPGALLAGRG is encoded by the coding sequence GTGTACGCGGAACGGGCGTCCCGGCTGACCGGTGCGGTGGTATGGACCAACACCCCGACCGTGCCCGGCACCGGACGGGTCCTGCCCGACGGCTGCATGGACCTGCTCTGGCACGACGGCCGGCTGCTGGTCGCGGGCCCCGACACCCGCGCCCACGTCACCACGGGCTCCGCCGGCCCCTGGGCGGGCGTCCGCTTCCACCCCGGCGCCGCCCCCGCGCTCCTAGGCGTCCCCGCCCCGGAACTGCGCGACCGCCGCGTCGACCTCGCCGACCTCTGGCCCGCCGCCCGCGTACGGCGTCTGACCGCGCGGGTGAACGCGGCCCCCGACCCGGCGAGTGGCCTGGAGGAGGCCGCGCTGTCGGCGGCGGCCGACGCCGGCCCCCTCGACCCGCTCCCGCGCCGGATCGTGGCCGCCCTCGACGCGGGCCGCCCGGTAGCCGCCACCGCCGACGAACTGGGCCTGAGCGCACGCCAGCTGCACCGCCGCTCCCTGGCCGCCTTCGGCTACGGTCCCAAGACGCTGGCCCGCGTGCTGCGGCTCCAGCGCGCCCTCGCCCTGACCCGTGCGGGCGCGCCCCTCGCCGAGACGGCCGTCCGGTCCGGCTACGCTGACCAGGCGCACCTGGCCCGGGACGTACGGGAGTTGACGGGACTGCCGCCCGGCGCACTACTCGCCGGGCGCGGCTAG
- a CDS encoding ABC transporter permease — protein MTGGYRRAGLQRGGIELRQLLRNPKELSGHLTNVVVALAVAAYLSDDVPGTQTPMAHLVLAGFAAYLLFQVGLVNLPQMLVTEREEGALLRLRATPGGIPAYLIAKCMLVVGTAVGTLALLLLSAAVLVDGPLPHGPGGWLTLLWVTTLGLLAVVPLGAAIGAVLPNPREALALIMLPTMGLLVTSGAVFPITALPAPVQQVASVFPLKWMAQGLRSALFPDSARAAEVAGSWELPMVALVLTAWAVLGFLLAVPLLRRAARRESGSRLSARHRKAEQSGALPARG, from the coding sequence ATGACGGGTGGTTACCGGCGCGCCGGTCTCCAGCGGGGCGGCATCGAGCTGCGCCAGCTCCTGCGCAATCCGAAGGAACTGTCCGGCCACCTGACCAACGTGGTCGTCGCGCTGGCCGTCGCCGCCTACCTGAGCGACGACGTGCCCGGCACCCAGACCCCGATGGCCCACCTGGTGCTGGCCGGGTTCGCCGCCTACCTGCTGTTCCAGGTCGGGCTGGTCAACCTCCCGCAGATGCTGGTGACCGAGCGGGAGGAGGGCGCCCTGCTGCGGCTGCGCGCCACACCCGGCGGGATACCGGCCTACCTGATCGCCAAGTGCATGCTGGTGGTCGGCACGGCGGTCGGCACGCTGGCGCTGCTCCTGCTGTCGGCGGCGGTCCTGGTGGACGGGCCGCTGCCGCACGGGCCGGGCGGCTGGCTGACACTGCTGTGGGTCACCACGCTCGGCCTGCTGGCCGTCGTACCGCTGGGCGCGGCGATCGGCGCCGTGCTGCCGAACCCGCGCGAGGCGCTGGCGCTGATCATGCTGCCGACGATGGGGCTGCTGGTGACGTCCGGCGCGGTGTTCCCGATCACCGCGCTGCCCGCGCCGGTGCAGCAGGTGGCGTCCGTCTTCCCGCTCAAGTGGATGGCGCAGGGCCTGCGTTCGGCGCTGTTCCCGGACTCGGCGCGGGCGGCCGAGGTGGCCGGCTCCTGGGAACTGCCCATGGTCGCCCTGGTCCTGACCGCCTGGGCCGTCCTCGGCTTCCTCCTCGCGGTCCCCCTCCTGCGCCGCGCCGCCCGCCGCGAGTCCGGCTCCCGCCTGAGCGCGCGCCACCGGAAGGCCGAACAGAGCGGGGCGCTGCCGGCGCGGGGATAG
- a CDS encoding YihY/virulence factor BrkB family protein produces the protein MQPASESPERPSGRLHRARVLYRNVSKRRTAWLLLKDTVNSCMEYRILGLAAEAAFFTLLSVPPLLLSLLGLLGYVDAWIGADTTESLRTNILDASRAVLSEKGVEQITEPILDDVMKGGRPDVISLGFLFALWSGSRAVNVFIDTITVMYGLDGVRGIVKTRLMAFLLFLVALLIGSVALPLMVAGPDAVVRIVPWSTTVVQVLYWPVVIILSIAFLTTLYHVSVPVRSPWIEDVPGALVALAMWVLGSFLLRIYLTNTVEGPTIYGSLAAPVAVLLWIGVSAFAVLVGAAVNAAIDRVWPAASTAAAREANERLRQAQVAEYVARAAASGESDPDMPSEFPERWSRFLPPEDVTSRLRTHVKHTPPANHSHGQGQGHDKPEAS, from the coding sequence GTGCAGCCAGCAAGTGAATCCCCCGAACGGCCCTCCGGCCGGCTCCATCGCGCCCGGGTCCTGTACCGGAACGTCTCCAAACGCAGGACCGCCTGGCTGCTCCTCAAGGACACCGTCAACTCGTGCATGGAGTACCGCATCCTCGGCCTGGCGGCGGAGGCGGCGTTCTTCACCCTGCTGTCGGTGCCGCCCCTGCTGCTGAGCCTCCTCGGACTGCTCGGCTACGTCGACGCCTGGATCGGCGCCGACACCACCGAGAGCCTGCGCACCAACATCCTGGACGCCTCCCGCGCGGTGCTCTCCGAGAAGGGCGTCGAACAGATCACCGAGCCGATCCTGGACGACGTGATGAAGGGCGGACGGCCCGACGTCATCTCACTCGGATTCCTGTTCGCCCTGTGGTCGGGCTCCCGCGCGGTGAACGTCTTCATCGACACGATCACCGTGATGTACGGCCTCGACGGCGTTCGCGGCATCGTCAAGACCCGCCTGATGGCGTTCCTCCTCTTCCTCGTCGCGCTCCTGATCGGCTCGGTCGCGCTGCCGCTGATGGTGGCCGGCCCGGACGCGGTGGTGCGCATCGTGCCGTGGTCGACGACGGTGGTCCAGGTCCTGTACTGGCCGGTCGTCATCATCCTGTCCATCGCCTTCCTGACCACGCTCTACCACGTGTCCGTGCCGGTGCGCTCCCCGTGGATCGAGGACGTGCCCGGTGCGCTGGTCGCCCTCGCCATGTGGGTGCTCGGCAGCTTCCTGCTGCGCATCTACCTCACCAACACCGTCGAGGGCCCCACGATCTACGGCTCCCTGGCCGCGCCCGTCGCCGTGCTGCTGTGGATCGGGGTCTCCGCCTTCGCGGTGCTCGTCGGCGCGGCGGTCAACGCGGCCATCGACCGGGTGTGGCCGGCCGCCTCCACCGCCGCCGCCCGCGAGGCCAACGAGCGGCTGCGCCAGGCCCAGGTCGCCGAGTACGTGGCCCGGGCCGCCGCCAGCGGCGAGTCGGACCCCGACATGCCCTCCGAGTTCCCGGAACGCTGGTCCCGCTTCCTGCCCCCGGAGGACGTCACCTCCCGCCTGCGCACCCACGTGAAGCACACGCCGCCCGCCAACCACAGCCACGGCCAGGGCCAGGGCCACGACAAGCCGGAGGCCTCGTAG
- a CDS encoding GNAT family N-acetyltransferase, translating to MTNIAVTTWSLEQTAPTDLLPAAAPEGDVRIVRSEVPSPEFSRFLYASVGGDIRWTDRLGWSHARWREHLERPGVETWVAHDRGTPAGYVELTPGDDGVVEIEYFGLLPAFRGRRIGGHLLSYGTARAWDLAERWPGLATTKRVWLHTCSKDGEFAMDNYQRRGFRLFDTKVEEEPDVATPGPWPGAFPA from the coding sequence ATGACCAACATCGCCGTGACCACGTGGTCCCTGGAGCAGACGGCGCCGACCGATCTGCTGCCGGCCGCCGCCCCGGAGGGGGACGTCCGGATCGTCCGCTCCGAGGTGCCCTCCCCCGAGTTCAGCCGCTTCCTGTACGCCTCGGTGGGCGGGGACATCCGCTGGACGGACCGGCTCGGCTGGAGCCACGCGCGGTGGCGGGAGCACCTGGAGCGGCCCGGCGTGGAGACCTGGGTCGCCCACGACCGCGGCACACCCGCCGGGTACGTGGAGCTGACGCCCGGGGACGACGGCGTCGTGGAGATCGAGTACTTCGGCCTGCTCCCGGCCTTCCGGGGCCGGCGCATCGGCGGGCACCTGCTCTCGTACGGCACCGCCCGCGCCTGGGACCTGGCGGAACGCTGGCCGGGGCTGGCCACGACCAAGCGGGTGTGGCTGCACACGTGCAGCAAGGACGGCGAGTTCGCGATGGACAACTACCAGCGCCGCGGCTTCCGCCTGTTCGACACGAAGGTGGAGGAGGAGCCCGACGTGGCCACGCCCGGCCCCTGGCCCGGAGCCTTCCCCGCCTGA
- a CDS encoding helix-turn-helix domain-containing protein produces MGLSPMDVTQFAAGDTTRAARVLSEIRSARLAGGRAPVAPRPVIEQSWDRMLRSGVDPEHDFRAGLLSPEEVRRRREASPLRHVLPVLREGLLSVADVAHHIMVVADDEGRVLWREGSARVLRRADGLGFELGADWREEIVGTNGVGTPAVTRRPVQVFASEHFVRSQATWTCAGAPITDPRSGRLLGVVDVSGPLETMHPATLAWVDSVAKLAEARLRESHVRSLERLRTVAAPVLARLAGRALVTDRDGWTAAVTGMPHLDRVVLPKSPAAGPRWLPGFGACTVEPLGEGWLVRAAGEPAGQEGARIGLDLSQPRRWSVRVLGGAENWVRELSPRHAELLYLLAVHRTGRSAAELAEDMFGDPARTVTVRAEMSRVRRYLGAYLEHRPYRFCEDVEVEVALPSAPGDLLPHSTAPAVVQRRGAASVP; encoded by the coding sequence GTGGGGCTCTCGCCGATGGACGTGACGCAGTTCGCCGCCGGGGACACGACACGCGCGGCACGCGTGCTCAGCGAGATCCGCTCCGCGAGACTCGCCGGCGGACGGGCCCCGGTGGCGCCGCGTCCCGTGATCGAGCAGTCCTGGGACCGGATGCTGCGCAGCGGCGTCGACCCGGAGCACGACTTCCGTGCCGGACTGCTGTCCCCGGAGGAGGTGCGGCGGCGGCGGGAGGCCTCGCCGCTGCGGCACGTGCTGCCGGTGCTGCGGGAGGGTCTGCTGTCGGTCGCGGACGTCGCGCACCACATCATGGTCGTCGCCGACGACGAGGGGCGGGTGCTGTGGCGGGAGGGCAGCGCGCGGGTGCTGCGCCGGGCCGACGGGCTGGGCTTCGAGCTCGGCGCGGACTGGCGGGAGGAGATCGTCGGCACCAACGGCGTGGGCACGCCGGCGGTCACCCGGCGGCCCGTCCAGGTCTTCGCCTCCGAGCACTTCGTACGGTCCCAGGCCACCTGGACCTGTGCCGGGGCGCCGATCACCGACCCGCGCAGCGGCCGGCTGCTCGGGGTGGTCGACGTGAGCGGGCCGCTGGAGACGATGCACCCGGCGACGCTCGCGTGGGTGGACTCGGTGGCCAAGCTCGCCGAGGCACGGCTGCGGGAGTCGCACGTGCGGTCGCTGGAGCGGCTGCGCACGGTGGCCGCCCCGGTGCTGGCGCGGCTGGCGGGCCGGGCCCTGGTGACCGACCGGGACGGCTGGACGGCGGCGGTGACGGGGATGCCGCACCTGGACCGGGTGGTGCTGCCCAAATCCCCGGCGGCCGGGCCGAGGTGGCTGCCGGGGTTCGGGGCGTGCACGGTGGAGCCGCTCGGCGAGGGCTGGCTGGTGCGGGCGGCCGGGGAACCGGCGGGGCAGGAGGGGGCCCGGATCGGGCTGGACCTCTCGCAGCCGCGCCGCTGGTCGGTGCGGGTACTGGGCGGCGCGGAGAACTGGGTGCGGGAACTGAGTCCCCGGCACGCCGAGTTGTTGTACCTGCTGGCCGTCCACCGCACCGGGCGCAGTGCCGCGGAGCTGGCCGAGGACATGTTCGGCGACCCGGCCCGCACGGTGACCGTGAGGGCGGAGATGTCGCGGGTCAGGAGGTACCTCGGGGCGTACCTGGAGCACCGGCCGTATCGTTTCTGCGAAGACGTGGAGGTGGAGGTCGCCCTCCCGTCCGCCCCGGGAGACCTGCTCCCCCACTCGACGGCACCGGCGGTGGTACAGCGCCGGGGGGCGGCGTCGGTGCCCTGA
- a CDS encoding putative leader peptide, translated as MPGTGIALVSRRHVDLGRMSSAICPVR; from the coding sequence ATGCCTGGAACTGGAATTGCCTTGGTGAGTCGGCGGCACGTCGACCTCGGCCGCATGTCCAGCGCCATCTGTCCGGTCCGCTGA
- a CDS encoding VOC family protein, whose protein sequence is MTARFNAIGLVVSDMAASVTFYRRLGFAFPEGAEREPHAEAGLPGGIRLMLDTEESVRSFTPGWEPPAGGGRHSLALLCDTPAEVDALYEELTGAGCHGERGPWDAPWGQRYAVVGDPDGHGVDLFAPLAAPGE, encoded by the coding sequence ATGACCGCACGATTCAACGCCATCGGCCTCGTCGTCTCCGACATGGCCGCGTCCGTGACCTTCTACCGCCGGCTCGGTTTCGCCTTCCCCGAGGGCGCTGAGCGCGAGCCGCACGCCGAGGCCGGTCTGCCGGGCGGCATCCGGCTGATGCTCGACACCGAGGAGTCCGTCCGTTCCTTCACTCCGGGGTGGGAGCCGCCGGCCGGTGGCGGTCGGCACTCGCTCGCCCTGCTGTGCGACACGCCCGCCGAGGTGGACGCCCTCTACGAGGAGTTGACCGGCGCCGGCTGCCACGGTGAGCGGGGGCCCTGGGACGCCCCCTGGGGGCAGCGGTACGCCGTCGTGGGCGACCCGGACGGCCACGGGGTCGACCTCTTCGCGCCGCTAGCCGCGCCCGGCGAGTAG
- the sirA gene encoding sulfite reductase SirA, which produces MAATPPNSAAATPRRKVSRHRGEGQWAAGHFTPLNGNEQVKKDDDGLNVRTRIETIYSKRGFDSIDPSDLRGRMRWWGLYTQRKQGIDGGKTAVLEPEELDDSYFMLRVRIDGGALTTAQLRVIGEISQEFARGTADITDRQNVQYHWIRIEDVPEIWDRLEGVGLSTVTACGDTPRVMIGSPVAGIAEDEIIDGTPALEEMKRRVLNNPAYSNLPRKFKTAISGSPVLDVVHEINDVAFVGVQHPEHGPGFDLWVGGGLSTNPKLGVRLGAWVPIEEVPDVYEGVISIFRDYGYRRLRNRARLKFLVADWGAEKFRQVLEDEYLKRKLTDGPAPADPTSRWRDHIGVHRQKDGRYYVGFAPRVGRVDGTTLTKVADLAEAHGSGRVRTTVEQKMIILDVEQDRVDSLVESLEALDLTARPSTFRRGTMACTGIEFCKLAIVETKARGASLIDELERRLPEFDEPLTINLNGCPNACARIQTADIGLKGQLVLNERGEQVEGYQVHLGGALGLEPGFGRKVRGLKVTAEELPDYVERVLTRYQAEREDGERFATWAARASEEALS; this is translated from the coding sequence ATGGCCGCCACGCCGCCGAATTCCGCTGCCGCGACCCCCCGCCGCAAGGTGAGCCGTCACCGCGGCGAGGGTCAGTGGGCGGCCGGTCACTTCACCCCGCTCAACGGGAACGAGCAGGTCAAGAAGGACGACGACGGTCTCAACGTGCGGACACGTATTGAGACGATCTACTCCAAGCGTGGTTTCGACTCGATCGACCCCAGCGACCTGCGCGGACGCATGCGCTGGTGGGGTCTGTACACCCAGCGCAAGCAGGGCATCGACGGCGGGAAGACGGCCGTTCTGGAGCCGGAGGAGCTGGACGACAGCTACTTCATGCTGCGGGTCCGCATCGACGGCGGCGCGCTGACCACCGCTCAGCTGCGCGTCATCGGCGAGATCTCGCAGGAGTTCGCGCGCGGCACCGCCGACATCACCGACCGGCAGAACGTCCAGTACCACTGGATCCGCATCGAGGACGTGCCCGAGATCTGGGACCGCCTGGAGGGCGTCGGCCTGTCCACGGTCACCGCCTGCGGCGACACGCCCCGCGTGATGATCGGCTCCCCGGTCGCGGGCATCGCCGAGGACGAGATCATCGACGGCACGCCGGCCCTGGAGGAGATGAAGCGCCGGGTGCTCAACAACCCGGCGTACTCGAACCTCCCGCGGAAGTTCAAGACCGCGATCTCCGGGTCGCCGGTGCTGGACGTGGTGCACGAGATCAACGACGTGGCGTTCGTCGGTGTCCAGCACCCCGAGCACGGGCCGGGCTTCGACCTGTGGGTCGGCGGCGGCCTGTCCACCAACCCGAAGCTGGGCGTGCGCCTGGGCGCCTGGGTGCCGATCGAGGAGGTGCCCGACGTCTACGAGGGCGTCATCTCGATCTTCCGCGACTACGGCTACCGGCGGCTGCGCAACCGCGCCCGCCTGAAGTTCCTGGTCGCCGACTGGGGCGCGGAGAAGTTCCGGCAGGTGCTGGAGGACGAGTACCTGAAGCGGAAGCTGACCGACGGCCCGGCGCCCGCCGACCCGACCAGCCGCTGGCGCGACCACATCGGGGTGCACCGGCAGAAGGACGGCCGCTACTACGTCGGCTTCGCCCCGCGCGTCGGCCGCGTCGACGGCACCACCCTGACGAAGGTCGCCGACCTCGCGGAGGCGCACGGCTCGGGCCGGGTCCGCACCACCGTCGAGCAGAAGATGATCATCCTCGACGTCGAGCAGGACCGGGTCGACTCGCTGGTCGAGTCCCTGGAGGCGCTGGACCTCACCGCCCGGCCCTCCACCTTCCGGCGCGGCACGATGGCCTGCACCGGCATCGAGTTCTGCAAGCTCGCCATCGTCGAGACCAAGGCGCGCGGCGCCTCGCTGATCGACGAGCTGGAACGCCGGCTCCCCGAGTTCGACGAGCCGCTCACCATCAACCTCAACGGCTGCCCCAACGCCTGCGCCCGCATCCAGACCGCGGACATCGGTCTCAAGGGCCAGCTGGTGCTCAACGAGCGGGGCGAGCAGGTCGAGGGCTACCAGGTGCACCTGGGCGGCGCGCTCGGCCTGGAGCCGGGCTTCGGCCGCAAGGTGCGCGGCCTGAAGGTCACGGCCGAGGAGCTGCCGGACTACGTGGAGCGGGTCCTCACGCGCTACCAGGCCGAACGCGAGGACGGCGAGCGCTTCGCCACCTGGGCGGCCCGCGCCTCCGAGGAGGCCCTGTCATGA
- a CDS encoding AraC family transcriptional regulator produces the protein MDALAGLLEGPRARGAFMIRACFDPPWAVRVEDGAPLTVMLAVRGDAWVVPDTGERLRLRAGDLAIARGPDPYTCADDPATAPQAVILPGGECSYPDGRPLGGSMDLGVRSWGDRPDGATVLLIGTYLVRGEIGGRLLDALPPLLSLTSDQWECPLTPLLMTEVTRDEPGQEVVLDRLLDLLVIAALRSWFAGPRAEPPAWYRALGDPVVGRALRLLQAAPAHPWTVASLAAKAGVSRAALARRFTGLVGEPPMAYLTGWRLALAADRLRDTDDTLGAIARQVGYGGAFALSTAFKRVYGVSPQEYRAPAA, from the coding sequence ATGGACGCACTCGCCGGCCTGCTCGAGGGACCCCGCGCCCGTGGCGCGTTCATGATCCGCGCCTGCTTCGACCCGCCGTGGGCCGTCCGCGTCGAGGACGGGGCGCCGCTCACGGTGATGCTGGCGGTGCGCGGCGACGCCTGGGTGGTCCCGGACACGGGGGAGCGGCTGCGCCTGCGCGCCGGCGACCTCGCCATCGCCCGCGGCCCGGACCCGTACACCTGCGCCGACGACCCCGCCACCGCGCCCCAGGCGGTGATCCTGCCGGGCGGCGAGTGCAGCTACCCCGACGGACGCCCGCTGGGCGGGTCGATGGACCTCGGCGTACGGAGCTGGGGCGACCGCCCCGACGGCGCGACGGTGCTGCTCATCGGCACCTACCTGGTGCGCGGCGAGATCGGCGGCCGGCTCCTCGACGCGCTGCCCCCGCTGCTGTCCCTCACCTCGGACCAGTGGGAGTGCCCGCTGACGCCCCTGCTGATGACCGAGGTCACGCGCGACGAACCCGGCCAGGAGGTCGTCCTCGACCGGCTCCTCGACCTCCTCGTCATCGCCGCGCTGCGGTCCTGGTTCGCCGGCCCGCGCGCCGAGCCGCCCGCCTGGTACCGGGCGCTCGGGGACCCGGTCGTCGGCCGGGCGCTGCGCCTGCTCCAGGCCGCCCCCGCGCACCCCTGGACGGTGGCGTCCCTCGCCGCGAAGGCCGGGGTCTCCCGCGCCGCGCTCGCCCGGCGCTTCACCGGCCTGGTGGGGGAACCCCCGATGGCCTACCTCACCGGCTGGCGGCTGGCGCTCGCCGCCGACCGGCTGCGCGACACCGACGACACGCTCGGCGCGATCGCCCGCCAGGTCGGCTACGGCGGCGCGTTCGCCCTGTCGACGGCCTTCAAGCGGGTGTACGGCGTCAGCCCGCAGGAGTACCGCGCGCCGGCGGCGTAG
- a CDS encoding NmrA family NAD(P)-binding protein — MTETSAHKGTDGTNGTKDMTVVVTGATGRTGRRVAEAARAAGLNVRAASRATGFDWRSRPTWADVLRGADAAYLAYPTDVGDPEAADAVGALAREAAGLGVRRLVLLSARGEDQARPAEEALAGAGGQWTVVRAAWFAQNFSEGPLAEELRQHGELVFPAGEAGEPFVDLRDVADVVVAALASGDRYTGRVLEVSGPRLLTFGEAVAEIARATGRALTYRYVPAREYGANLAGFGVPEEEAAFLVDLFGTLLDGRNARLSDGVQEVLGRAPADFGRFVRQCAAAGAWAPGASDGA, encoded by the coding sequence ATGACGGAGACGAGCGCGCACAAGGGCACTGACGGCACCAACGGCACGAAGGACATGACGGTCGTGGTCACGGGCGCCACCGGCCGTACCGGGCGGCGGGTCGCCGAGGCGGCGCGGGCGGCCGGGCTGAACGTGCGGGCGGCGTCCCGGGCGACCGGGTTCGACTGGCGCTCCCGGCCGACCTGGGCGGACGTCCTGCGCGGCGCCGACGCGGCCTACCTGGCGTACCCCACCGACGTCGGCGACCCGGAGGCCGCGGACGCGGTCGGGGCGCTGGCGCGGGAGGCGGCCGGGCTCGGCGTGCGGCGGCTGGTGCTGCTGTCGGCGCGGGGCGAGGACCAGGCGCGGCCCGCCGAGGAGGCGCTGGCCGGGGCGGGCGGGCAGTGGACGGTGGTGCGGGCCGCGTGGTTCGCGCAGAACTTCAGCGAGGGGCCGCTGGCCGAGGAGCTGCGGCAGCACGGGGAGCTGGTGTTCCCGGCCGGGGAGGCCGGGGAGCCGTTCGTGGACCTGCGGGACGTCGCGGACGTGGTGGTGGCGGCGCTGGCCTCCGGCGACCGGTACACGGGCCGGGTGCTGGAGGTGTCGGGGCCGCGGCTGCTGACCTTCGGGGAGGCGGTCGCCGAGATCGCGAGGGCGACGGGGCGGGCGCTGACGTACCGGTACGTGCCGGCCCGGGAGTACGGGGCGAACCTGGCCGGGTTCGGGGTGCCGGAGGAGGAGGCCGCGTTCCTCGTGGACCTGTTCGGCACCCTGCTCGACGGCCGCAACGCCCGGCTCTCGGACGGCGTGCAGGAGGTGCTGGGCCGGGCGCCCGCGGACTTCGGCCGGTTCGTGCGGCAGTGCGCGGCGGCGGGGGCGTGGGCCCCGGGGGCGTCCGACGGGGCGTAG